From a region of the Pseudomonadota bacterium genome:
- a CDS encoding response regulator, translated as MKDKPVILVVDDQPQNIELLEAYLVPQGYEIVKAANGEEALGKLSGNQIDLILLDVMMPGMDGFEVTRRVRQDDKHRLLPIILVTILRETEDRVKGIEAGCDEFISYPVDKMELLARVGSLLKVKAYNELMSNYRKELESEVTRRTEELKHALENLQQEIIDRKRAEAALTKSEEKFRSIFENSVEGIFQTTPKGRFLSINQSFARLTGYSSPEELIECITDLGHQLYVNPEDCTQFMGLIEEHGIVEGYEVEYYRKDGSTIWVSINARCVRDEHGVLMYYEGTFEDIAKRKLAEQSLQQTMEKLRKSLAGTIQVVSMTVETRDPYTAGHQRKVSNLARTIAQEMGLSSDTVDTIRMAGIIHDIGKISVPTEILSKPGKITDIEMSLIKVHSQTGYDILKDVGLPYPIAEIVLQHHERLDGSGYPNGLKGNDILLEAQIISVADVVEAMASFRPYRPALGIEVALEEIEKNKGILYDEKVVEVCLKLFSEKGFKLE; from the coding sequence ATGAAAGACAAACCGGTAATCTTAGTTGTCGATGACCAGCCCCAAAACATTGAACTTCTCGAAGCATATCTTGTTCCGCAGGGTTATGAAATTGTCAAGGCGGCAAACGGTGAAGAAGCGCTGGGGAAACTTTCCGGGAATCAAATCGATCTGATTCTGCTGGACGTAATGATGCCCGGCATGGATGGTTTTGAAGTTACCCGCAGGGTCAGGCAAGATGATAAACATCGACTACTTCCGATAATTTTGGTTACCATATTGCGGGAAACGGAAGATCGGGTCAAGGGAATTGAAGCAGGTTGTGATGAATTTATTTCATATCCTGTTGATAAGATGGAGCTTTTAGCCAGGGTCGGGTCCCTGCTCAAGGTCAAGGCCTACAACGAATTGATGAGTAATTACCGGAAAGAACTGGAGTCCGAGGTAACCAGGAGGACCGAGGAATTGAAGCATGCCTTGGAGAACCTGCAGCAGGAAATCATCGATCGCAAGCGGGCGGAGGCGGCGTTAACCAAGAGTGAGGAAAAATTCCGCAGTATCTTCGAAAATTCCGTGGAAGGTATCTTCCAGACAACACCAAAAGGGCGGTTCCTCAGTATAAACCAATCATTTGCAAGATTGACCGGATACTCATCACCGGAAGAATTGATCGAATGCATTACAGATTTGGGCCACCAACTCTATGTCAATCCTGAGGATTGCACACAATTCATGGGACTCATTGAAGAGCATGGCATCGTTGAAGGCTATGAGGTAGAGTATTACCGTAAAGATGGCTCTACCATCTGGGTGTCGATTAATGCCCGTTGTGTGCGTGATGAACATGGTGTCCTCATGTACTACGAAGGGACGTTTGAAGATATCGCTAAACGTAAACTTGCCGAACAATCACTCCAACAAACTATGGAGAAACTGAGAAAATCCTTAGCCGGCACTATCCAGGTAGTGTCAATGACTGTAGAGACCCGAGACCCCTATACCGCAGGTCACCAAAGGAAGGTATCAAACCTTGCCCGCACCATTGCACAGGAGATGGGACTCTCAAGCGATACAGTTGATACTATCCGCATGGCGGGCATTATCCATGATATCGGAAAAATCTCAGTCCCTACCGAGATACTAAGTAAACCCGGCAAAATAACCGACATAGAAATGAGCCTCATCAAGGTCCACTCTCAGACAGGCTATGACATACTAAAGGATGTGGGGTTACCGTATCCCATAGCAGAAATAGTCCTTCAACACCACGAGAGATTGGATGGCTCAGGCTATCCCAATGGTCTCAAAGGCAATGACATCCTCCTTGAGGCACAAATCATTTCTGTTGCTGATGTAGTAGAGGCAATGGCTTCATTCCGTCCTTACAGGCCTGCCCTCGGTATAGAGGTGGCCCTGGAGGAGATAGAGAAGAACAAAGGTATTCTCTATGATGAGAAGGTGGTCGAGGTATGCTTGAAGCTGTTCAGCGAGAAGGGGTTCAAGTTAGAGTGA
- a CDS encoding patatin-like phospholipase family protein: MAILAHIAVRIVLTASITVIMATCASTVPPKPTLPKQFTPGGATEFAVSSIPGPRPGHCVRVLSIDGGGIRGIIPALLLAEIENQTKQPIAELFDLMVGTSTGGIIALGLSKPEFQDQYKPQYTAQQLADFYETKGEIIFSSRFSILKNTGPFFRPKYATEGIETVLKDFFGDTPLDSALTNVQITAYEIEPEQKHYFFDSSRYPNDVFFMRDVARAASAAPTYFPPVRLPVPKNINDEGYITLIDGGVFANNPALYALLSAPHARAEPPSNDILLVSLGTGVVPIKIPFEDAYNWGLLGWAKPLVNIVFSDPGVENDLYRIMPEPEYKYYRFQPELKGFKGDLDDVSHDNIQKLKQAAQNLIAERADDIKALCYKLKMEREPKCPPKRTADRRIWKPSEGEY, from the coding sequence ATGGCTATTTTAGCTCATATCGCTGTAAGGATAGTATTAACCGCTTCTATAACTGTTATAATGGCGACGTGTGCCTCTACTGTGCCCCCGAAACCAACACTCCCTAAACAATTTACTCCAGGAGGGGCCACTGAATTTGCGGTTTCGTCGATTCCCGGGCCAAGACCTGGGCACTGTGTAAGAGTTCTTTCAATCGATGGTGGAGGCATCCGCGGTATTATTCCTGCGCTTTTATTGGCCGAAATAGAAAATCAAACTAAACAACCTATTGCCGAACTTTTTGATCTGATGGTTGGTACTTCAACTGGCGGAATCATAGCTTTAGGGCTTTCCAAGCCAGAATTCCAGGATCAATACAAGCCTCAGTATACAGCTCAGCAGTTGGCTGATTTTTATGAGACCAAGGGTGAAATTATTTTCTCCTCTCGCTTCAGCATCCTAAAAAATACCGGACCGTTTTTTCGACCAAAATATGCAACTGAAGGCATAGAGACTGTTTTGAAAGATTTCTTCGGAGATACCCCCCTGGATAGTGCTTTGACTAATGTGCAGATTACAGCTTACGAGATTGAACCGGAGCAGAAGCATTATTTCTTTGATAGCAGCAGATACCCGAACGATGTGTTCTTTATGCGTGATGTTGCACGCGCAGCTTCAGCTGCTCCAACCTACTTTCCTCCGGTAAGGCTTCCGGTTCCAAAAAATATTAATGACGAGGGTTACATCACTCTGATTGATGGAGGTGTTTTTGCTAACAATCCAGCCCTCTATGCACTACTGTCTGCTCCGCACGCCCGGGCAGAACCCCCCTCGAACGACATACTCCTGGTTTCACTGGGCACCGGGGTTGTTCCTATCAAAATACCATTTGAAGATGCATACAATTGGGGGCTTTTGGGCTGGGCCAAACCTCTTGTAAACATCGTTTTTTCAGACCCTGGTGTAGAAAATGACTTATATCGCATAATGCCTGAGCCCGAATATAAATACTATCGTTTTCAGCCGGAATTGAAAGGTTTTAAGGGAGATTTGGATGATGTAAGTCATGACAATATACAAAAGCTGAAACAAGCAGCCCAAAATCTTATTGCAGAACGAGCTGATGATATAAAAGCACTCTGTTACAAATTGAAAATGGAACGAGAACCAAAGTGTCCGCCCAAACGAACAGCCGATCGTCGCATTTGGAAGCCAAGTGAGGGTGAATACTGA
- a CDS encoding PAS domain-containing sensor histidine kinase yields the protein MGWEKTRKELEVIKKSADEASEFAESMINTIREPLIVLNQDLRVVTASRSFYDVFKVKPEETVGQLIYDLGNKQWNIPKLRELLETILPQKTTFDDYEVEHNFATIGRRIMLLNARQIQRVLGKERIILLAIEDITERREIEAGLEKTRKELEVIKKTADEASEFAESIINTVREPLISLDQDLRVVTVSRSFYEVFKVKPEETVGQLIYDLGNKQWNIPKLRELLETILPQKATFDNYEVEHDFATIGRRIMLLNARQIQRVLGKERIILLAIEDITERREIENGLEKAHEELKELATELKRTARVKSEFLANMSHELRTPLNSINGFSEVLSDETFGPLNEKQKKYVNNVLTSGKHLLLLINQILDMAKVEAGKMKLALSSLPMKSLLSEISLLVADMVSKKKLQMLLEIAEDLPNIEADELKVKEIIYNLLSNAVKFTPEGGKIGMRAKKADSEIEIVVWDTGIGIAPENMGKIFEGFFRVDTPYSRVTEGTGLGLPLSRKMVELHGGKLSVESEGLNKGTSVWFTLPIISGRVV from the coding sequence ATGGGCTGGGAAAAGACCCGAAAAGAACTGGAAGTTATTAAAAAATCCGCAGATGAAGCCAGTGAATTTGCTGAGAGCATGATCAACACCATACGTGAACCCTTAATCGTTCTAAACCAGGATTTACGGGTAGTCACCGCCAGCCGTTCCTTCTATGACGTCTTTAAGGTAAAACCTGAAGAGACTGTAGGGCAGCTTATTTATGACCTGGGCAATAAACAATGGAATATCCCCAAGCTGCGGGAACTGCTGGAAACCATCCTTCCCCAAAAAACAACCTTTGATGACTATGAGGTTGAACACAATTTTGCTACCATTGGCAGGCGCATAATGCTTCTGAATGCCCGGCAGATTCAAAGAGTGTTGGGCAAAGAACGGATCATTCTCCTGGCCATTGAGGACATCACCGAGCGCAGGGAGATAGAAGCCGGCCTGGAAAAGACCCGAAAAGAACTGGAAGTTATTAAAAAAACCGCAGATGAAGCCAGTGAATTCGCTGAGAGCATCATCAACACCGTGCGTGAACCCTTAATTTCTTTGGATCAAGATCTCAGGGTGGTCACGGTCAGCCGTTCCTTCTATGAAGTCTTCAAGGTAAAACCTGAAGAGACTGTAGGGCAGCTTATTTATGACCTGGGCAATAAACAGTGGAATATCCCCAAGCTGCGGGAACTGCTGGAAACCATCCTTCCCCAAAAGGCAACCTTTGATAACTATGAAGTTGAACACGATTTTGCTACCATTGGCAGGCGCATCATGCTTTTGAATGCCCGGCAGATTCAAAGAGTGTTGGGCAAAGAACGGATCATTCTCCTGGCCATTGAGGACATCACCGAGCGCAGGGAGATAGAAAATGGGTTGGAAAAAGCCCATGAAGAGTTAAAGGAGTTGGCCACCGAGTTAAAACGTACCGCTCGGGTAAAATCTGAATTCCTGGCTAACATGTCGCATGAACTCAGGACCCCGCTTAACTCCATTAACGGTTTCTCTGAGGTATTATCCGACGAGACTTTCGGACCGCTGAATGAGAAGCAGAAGAAATACGTTAATAATGTTTTAACCAGCGGAAAGCACCTTCTCTTACTGATAAATCAGATACTTGATATGGCAAAAGTTGAAGCCGGAAAGATGAAGCTGGCTTTATCCAGCTTACCCATGAAAAGCCTATTAAGTGAGATTTCACTGCTGGTAGCGGATATGGTCAGTAAAAAGAAGCTTCAAATGTTGCTTGAAATAGCCGAAGATCTGCCGAATATTGAGGCGGATGAGCTCAAGGTAAAAGAGATCATTTACAACCTGCTTTCAAACGCAGTTAAATTTACCCCCGAGGGCGGTAAAATTGGCATGAGGGCGAAGAAAGCGGATTCCGAGATAGAAATAGTGGTCTGGGATACGGGGATTGGTATCGCGCCTGAAAACATGGGGAAAATATTTGAAGGGTTTTTCCGTGTCGATACCCCATATTCTCGGGTAACTGAGGGGACCGGACTCGGTTTACCGCTCTCTAGAAAGATGGTTGAGCTGCACGGCGGGAAGCTTTCTGTAGAATCAGAGGGGCTAAATAAAGGCACCTCGGTTTGGTTTACTTTGCCTATTATATCCGGGAGGGTGGTGTGA
- a CDS encoding DUF4384 domain-containing protein: protein MKKYCVVFMVLFLICFLGNSVSAQTPKGAKALFDSGEGTTVKMSSGPRASAPAATQAAAPAKYVGISYKLVLLRPDGRFDIVPKSRVFRSGERLKLLVRTNKPGYLTILNIGTSGNTNVLFNDYIEGLSMLEIPKAGNFRFSGDPGSEKLLIMLSGSPNPLGSPRTTTVAQASGAMSPLPPPPGPTADAGNLPPPPPPPPPGATADASSLPPPPPAMLANLQGSKDIVMDDNQKTSYAVISPKNGWKPEPKGKKDIVLESSGGENYGVIPASYIDDGKILTLEINLRHK, encoded by the coding sequence ATGAAAAAGTATTGCGTCGTTTTTATGGTGCTGTTTCTTATCTGTTTCCTGGGCAACAGCGTTTCTGCCCAGACACCAAAAGGCGCCAAAGCCCTTTTTGACAGTGGGGAAGGTACTACCGTAAAGATGTCTTCGGGTCCGCGCGCGTCTGCCCCGGCCGCCACTCAGGCAGCCGCCCCTGCAAAATACGTGGGAATTTCATACAAACTTGTCCTGCTGCGTCCTGACGGGAGGTTTGACATTGTGCCCAAGTCACGTGTTTTCAGGTCAGGGGAACGTCTTAAACTCCTCGTGAGAACGAACAAACCGGGTTATCTCACAATTTTGAATATAGGAACGTCAGGCAATACAAATGTCTTATTTAACGATTATATTGAAGGACTAAGTATGCTCGAAATCCCGAAAGCAGGCAATTTCCGTTTTTCGGGTGACCCGGGTTCTGAAAAGCTGTTAATCATGCTTTCCGGCAGTCCGAACCCGCTTGGATCTCCCCGGACAACAACCGTTGCACAGGCTTCGGGGGCAATGTCGCCTCTACCGCCTCCTCCTGGGCCTACAGCAGATGCGGGTAACCTTCCGCCTCCTCCTCCACCCCCTCCTCCCGGCGCCACAGCAGATGCAAGCAGTCTTCCGCCTCCTCCTCCCGCAATGTTAGCAAACCTTCAGGGCTCAAAGGATATCGTGATGGATGATAACCAGAAAACATCTTATGCCGTCATATCACCGAAAAACGGCTGGAAACCTGAACCCAAGGGCAAAAAGGATATCGTTCTCGAATCGAGTGGCGGTGAAAATTATGGTGTCATTCCGGCATCATATATAGATGATGGGAAGATACTTACCCTCGAAATCAACTTAAGACATAAATAG
- a CDS encoding response regulator has product MRKKALVVDDNGNNLMLEKDLLEVAGFEVFEAEDASSGIVIARREKPDIIIMDVRLPDMRGTEAARILRQDKETCDIPIVFVTASVLAEGREEIKDITNAGFIGKPINTRTFAKEISQFIK; this is encoded by the coding sequence ATGAGGAAGAAAGCATTGGTTGTCGATGATAATGGAAACAATCTGATGCTGGAAAAAGACCTTTTGGAGGTCGCCGGCTTCGAAGTATTTGAAGCTGAAGATGCTTCCAGCGGAATTGTCATTGCCAGGAGAGAAAAACCGGATATCATAATTATGGATGTGCGGCTTCCAGATATGCGTGGTACCGAAGCCGCCAGGATATTACGTCAAGACAAAGAGACATGCGATATTCCCATTGTTTTTGTGACTGCTTCTGTACTGGCAGAAGGCAGAGAAGAGATAAAAGACATAACGAACGCCGGATTTATCGGTAAGCCGATCAATACGCGCACCTTTGCGAAAGAAATTAGTCAATTTATAAAGTAA
- a CDS encoding tetratricopeptide repeat protein, whose product MKKGFLIVFLTLCVLLTGAVGCQQKPEAPVVAKQETSLPPPPPPPPPPGTQQSLPPPPGAQQATAAGEPSLEVRTHIKQGLSYVSVAKNANSSGIFNENIENAINEFSNATKKDPNYAEAYSNRGVAYMMQKKYNKALDDLKKAKDLKPDSANIRYNLASCYSLMGSVDYGLDELDAALARGFNSYDSLRKDPDIANLRKHKEFRKILEKHKVFIT is encoded by the coding sequence ATGAAAAAAGGTTTTTTAATCGTTTTCCTGACATTATGCGTTCTTTTAACAGGAGCTGTCGGGTGTCAGCAGAAGCCGGAGGCGCCGGTCGTTGCAAAACAGGAGACATCACTGCCCCCGCCACCTCCACCACCCCCACCGCCGGGAACCCAGCAATCATTACCTCCACCACCCGGAGCACAACAGGCAACGGCAGCCGGTGAACCGAGCCTTGAGGTAAGGACCCACATTAAACAGGGCCTGTCGTACGTGAGCGTTGCAAAGAATGCAAATTCATCTGGCATATTCAACGAAAACATCGAGAATGCTATCAATGAATTTTCCAATGCCACAAAGAAAGACCCCAATTATGCTGAGGCATATTCAAACAGGGGAGTGGCCTACATGATGCAGAAAAAGTACAACAAAGCGCTCGATGACCTGAAAAAGGCAAAAGATCTGAAACCGGACAGTGCAAACATACGTTATAACCTTGCATCCTGCTATTCTCTCATGGGCAGCGTCGATTATGGCCTCGATGAGCTCGATGCCGCTCTGGCAAGAGGTTTTAACAGCTATGATTCTCTGAGAAAGGACCCTGATATTGCAAATTTAAGAAAGCATAAGGAATTCAGGAAGATCCTGGAGAAGCACAAAGTCTTTATTACATAG
- a CDS encoding tetratricopeptide repeat protein, giving the protein MESKHIASHQTVSLLCFTIIIGMCIFFPSPASGEMKTVTHTVKQPFGGSQSPDDARIAAVARAKREALEMAGVYVEGLTVVKNSQVDKNETLALTAGVLKAEVVSQENYATKDAFGVAVVVRINVDTSVLEGRAKKLLADRTHLEQLNQARKKEKDLLDTVAKLQEENKRLTKSKQSTEQLKSQFQEASQGLMAVDWFDKATALWQDGKYSDPKKAIDYLNKTIRLKPDYADAYYNRGVAYTKLGQYQQAIKDYDEAIRLKPDYADAYYNRGIEYDDLGQHQQTIKDYNEAIHLKPDYTDAYLRRGAAYLLMGDKTHGCSDAQKACSLGNCKAYELAKRKGDCR; this is encoded by the coding sequence ATGGAATCGAAGCATATTGCATCTCATCAAACAGTTTCCTTGCTCTGCTTCACCATTATTATAGGTATGTGCATATTTTTCCCCTCCCCTGCGTCAGGAGAGATGAAAACCGTTACACACACAGTCAAACAGCCATTTGGGGGTAGCCAATCCCCTGACGATGCAAGGATAGCAGCAGTAGCACGAGCAAAAAGGGAAGCTCTGGAAATGGCAGGGGTCTACGTGGAAGGTCTCACCGTTGTCAAAAACTCACAGGTCGATAAAAATGAAACCCTTGCCCTGACAGCAGGGGTACTCAAGGCAGAGGTAGTTTCTCAGGAGAATTATGCTACAAAAGATGCCTTCGGCGTTGCGGTAGTGGTCAGAATAAATGTAGATACCTCTGTCCTTGAAGGCCGGGCAAAGAAGCTCCTTGCAGATAGGACACATCTTGAACAACTCAATCAGGCAAGGAAGAAGGAAAAGGATTTGCTCGATACAGTTGCAAAACTGCAGGAGGAAAACAAGCGTCTCACGAAAAGTAAGCAAAGCACGGAACAGTTAAAAAGCCAGTTTCAAGAAGCCTCACAGGGTCTCATGGCAGTGGACTGGTTTGATAAAGCAACAGCGCTCTGGCAAGACGGCAAATACTCTGACCCCAAAAAAGCCATTGATTATCTGAATAAAACTATTCGTCTTAAACCTGATTATGCCGATGCATACTATAACCGGGGGGTAGCATACACGAAGCTCGGTCAGTACCAACAGGCAATTAAGGATTACGATGAGGCTATCCGTCTTAAACCTGATTATGCCGATGCATACTACAACCGGGGGATAGAATACGACGATCTCGGCCAGCACCAGCAGACTATTAAGGATTATAATGAGGCTATCCACCTAAAACCTGATTATACAGATGCGTACTTAAGACGGGGGGCAGCATATTTACTTATGGGTGATAAAACACATGGGTGCAGTGATGCTCAGAAGGCGTGTAGTTTGGGGAATTGCAAGGCATACGAATTGGCAAAAAGGAAAGGTGATTGCCGTTAA
- a CDS encoding ParB/RepB/Spo0J family partition protein, giving the protein MATKKTSVNPEFLYVPVGNIVVLEQVRSTISTETDSFKSLVQSIKDKGILEPLLVTKGDGDLYSLICGERRLEAARQLGHELVPVRVIEAGKESGETIALQLTENLQREDLNPMDQAKGILAYIQARHPDKGYDVDGVMSDLVKYEMRPESLIKEIVDTLSTTAEISGKSTRTMLRTISLLKLPPEIQAEIRSGNLPVSQGYLFASNLDCPDRDKIFEAIMKTPTTYRALEKLLTAYKKVKPDPVVTKLIPMTKQIANLRSVESSIETGIAKYTKPDLVTLLDELHVFCALVELRIPIAPEPAPEKKKPPQV; this is encoded by the coding sequence ATGGCGACGAAGAAGACAAGTGTAAATCCTGAGTTCTTGTACGTTCCAGTAGGTAATATCGTAGTGCTGGAACAGGTACGATCTACTATTAGTACAGAAACAGACTCATTTAAGTCGCTTGTGCAATCAATCAAAGACAAGGGTATCTTAGAGCCTCTCCTTGTGACAAAAGGAGACGGCGACTTATACAGCCTCATCTGCGGGGAGAGACGTCTGGAGGCAGCCCGGCAACTCGGACATGAATTAGTACCGGTGAGGGTCATAGAAGCAGGCAAGGAATCAGGTGAGACGATAGCACTTCAACTCACCGAGAACCTCCAACGGGAAGACTTAAACCCCATGGATCAGGCAAAGGGGATATTGGCATATATTCAGGCAAGGCATCCTGATAAGGGGTATGATGTGGACGGGGTGATGAGCGATCTGGTGAAATACGAGATGAGACCTGAAAGTCTGATCAAGGAAATTGTTGACACATTGTCAACAACTGCTGAAATCTCCGGAAAGTCAACACGGACAATGCTTCGCACGATTTCACTTTTAAAGCTTCCTCCTGAGATTCAGGCAGAAATCCGATCAGGAAATCTCCCCGTTTCCCAGGGGTATCTCTTTGCCTCGAACCTCGATTGTCCAGATCGCGACAAGATTTTTGAGGCCATTATGAAAACGCCCACAACCTATCGCGCACTTGAGAAATTGCTCACAGCATATAAGAAGGTCAAACCGGACCCAGTTGTCACAAAGCTCATACCTATGACAAAACAGATTGCCAACTTGCGATCCGTAGAGTCAAGCATTGAGACGGGCATCGCAAAATATACAAAGCCAGACCTTGTAACGCTTCTTGATGAGCTGCATGTTTTCTGCGCTTTAGTGGAACTGCGGATACCGATTGCCCCGGAACCTGCTCCGGAGAAGAAAAAGCCACCACAGGTGTGA
- a CDS encoding cation diffusion facilitator family transporter — translation MDIQQKASLFAIISASILALSKFAVGLISGSMAVAASGLDSLLDVFMSGINFFAIKKAAKPADIDHQYGHGKAADIAAVIQSFVIIFSGITIFHGVVEKFLRKEVIAYSVFDLGVMILSLAFSAVISTVLRRIGNKTGSNPLKADALHYTSDLYSNSAAIAAIIITYYTGMTYFDYLFAVITGFIIIFSAIKILKTGFLGLMDTRIPEPVEKEIESIIEKTPYPYAGYHKFRSRFAGNKKYVDFHLLICRKANIDESHKLASEIEHELENNIDTIDVVIHIEPCSYDCELTDLTCKITRNAGKR, via the coding sequence ATGGATATACAACAAAAAGCCTCGTTATTTGCAATTATATCAGCCTCTATCCTTGCATTGAGTAAATTTGCAGTGGGATTAATATCCGGTTCCATGGCGGTTGCGGCTTCCGGTCTCGATAGCCTCCTTGACGTCTTTATGTCCGGCATAAATTTTTTTGCCATAAAAAAGGCTGCAAAACCTGCTGATATCGATCACCAGTACGGTCATGGAAAGGCTGCCGATATCGCCGCAGTCATCCAGTCCTTTGTTATAATTTTTTCAGGAATCACAATATTTCATGGCGTAGTAGAGAAATTTCTCCGCAAAGAAGTCATTGCCTATTCAGTTTTCGATCTCGGGGTAATGATACTTTCACTTGCCTTTAGTGCAGTCATCTCAACGGTCTTGAGAAGGATCGGCAACAAGACAGGGTCAAACCCACTGAAGGCAGACGCCCTCCATTATACAAGCGACCTTTATTCAAACTCAGCCGCTATAGCAGCGATTATAATTACCTATTATACCGGTATGACCTATTTCGATTATCTTTTTGCCGTTATCACCGGTTTCATCATCATTTTCTCTGCAATTAAGATATTAAAGACAGGTTTCCTCGGACTTATGGATACGAGGATTCCTGAACCTGTTGAAAAAGAAATTGAAAGCATTATTGAAAAAACCCCATATCCTTACGCCGGATACCATAAGTTCAGAAGCAGGTTTGCTGGCAATAAAAAATACGTGGATTTTCATTTACTCATCTGCAGAAAGGCAAACATCGATGAGTCTCATAAACTGGCAAGTGAAATTGAACATGAATTGGAGAACAACATTGACACTATCGACGTTGTAATCCACATCGAACCATGCTCGTATGACTGTGAGCTGACAGATTTGACCTGTAAAATCACAAGGAATGCGGGCAAGCGTTAA
- a CDS encoding caspase family protein, which translates to MKRFFHYILTGCIACLFITAACLLHAAESPVTESHINGINDLFKNNSIAKGFVEFDQYKRVMLKGEYSDEKEVDLAFSLAQTVVGIKWVSPVTPENIKVKEWERRLGSLFSRAAVLKPRVSGGAPGPVRNKYGLVVGVGKFKSNINPLQYSVRDAGSFYNFLVDPNKAAFSKSNVYFLTDQNATRDNIARYLDGIKKAAGPDDLVVIYMSSHGTPPDKFGGVNVVTYDTEVKPRERVWQTAVTETMLKDFIENLQAKRLVMILDTCYSNGAYRAVPGFLPAGGKSLGAAEDEEGYGLSKDYGKRLLGSKDIVLEDEPRPKAGSAKSVDLQDGYGKVLISASSAGEKSWESDTLRNSVFTYYFVDGLGRYRGSVKDAFTYAKPLVSQKVKQEKGADIEQTPQAMATNTDWNMRFIQR; encoded by the coding sequence ATGAAAAGATTTTTTCATTACATATTGACAGGATGTATTGCATGTTTGTTTATAACCGCGGCATGTCTCCTGCATGCCGCAGAGTCGCCTGTCACGGAGTCTCACATTAACGGAATAAATGATCTCTTTAAAAACAATAGCATTGCAAAGGGATTTGTCGAATTTGATCAGTACAAAAGGGTGATGCTGAAGGGCGAATACTCCGACGAAAAAGAGGTGGACCTGGCATTCTCGCTCGCCCAGACCGTTGTCGGTATAAAGTGGGTATCTCCCGTCACCCCGGAAAACATCAAGGTTAAAGAGTGGGAGAGGAGGCTCGGCAGCCTCTTCAGCAGGGCAGCCGTTCTCAAACCACGCGTGTCTGGCGGGGCGCCGGGGCCGGTAAGGAATAAGTATGGCCTTGTTGTAGGTGTCGGTAAATTCAAGAGTAATATTAACCCTTTGCAGTATTCTGTCAGGGATGCAGGAAGTTTTTATAATTTTCTTGTTGATCCAAATAAAGCAGCCTTTTCAAAGAGCAACGTCTACTTTCTCACTGATCAAAATGCAACAAGGGATAATATAGCGCGGTATCTGGATGGGATAAAAAAGGCTGCCGGTCCCGACGACCTTGTGGTTATTTATATGAGCAGTCACGGAACGCCGCCGGACAAGTTCGGCGGAGTCAATGTAGTGACCTATGATACTGAGGTTAAGCCCCGCGAGAGGGTCTGGCAAACTGCTGTTACGGAAACTATGCTGAAAGATTTCATCGAGAATTTGCAGGCAAAACGGCTTGTCATGATACTCGATACCTGCTACAGCAACGGTGCCTACAGGGCTGTACCAGGCTTCCTCCCCGCCGGAGGAAAGTCACTCGGTGCGGCTGAGGATGAAGAGGGTTATGGCCTCTCAAAAGATTACGGCAAAAGACTCTTAGGATCAAAGGATATAGTCCTTGAAGACGAGCCCAGGCCAAAGGCGGGCTCCGCAAAAAGCGTTGATTTACAGGATGGCTACGGAAAAGTGCTGATAAGCGCAAGCAGTGCAGGGGAAAAATCTTGGGAATCCGATACGTTACGCAATAGCGTATTCACTTACTATTTTGTAGACGGGCTTGGGCGATATCGGGGATCGGTTAAGGATGCCTTTACCTATGCAAAACCCCTCGTATCACAGAAGGTAAAACAGGAAAAGGGGGCCGACATAGAGCAGACCCCGCAGGCCATGGCAACCAATACGGATTGGAATATGCGATTTATTCAAAGATAG